In a single window of the Lasioglossum baleicum chromosome 10, iyLasBale1, whole genome shotgun sequence genome:
- the LOC143212748 gene encoding uncharacterized protein LOC143212748 — MSTRIERCLLRKFVCENCGKRYKWKESLQQHRRLECGIEPQFGCMFCGWRFKHKHHLKQHLKRRHQCDLSTLTSMNGQSISQ, encoded by the coding sequence GCCTACTTAGGAAGTTCGTCTGCGAGAATTGCGGCAAAAGGTACAAGTGGAAGGAGTCCTTGCAACAGCATCGCCGATTGGAATGTGGAATCGAGCCGCAGTTTGGCTGCATGTTCTGCGGGTGGAGGTTCAAGCACAAACACCACTTGAAGCAGCACTTGAAGAGGCGGCATCAGTGCGATTTGTCGACGCTTACCTCGATGAACGGCCAATCGATCTCTCAATAG